A window of Pusillimonas sp. DMV24BSW_D genomic DNA:
AGGGCCGATACCGCCGATAGCCGTTAATGGTTGGGCAGGCAAAGGCCGCGCTGGCGCGGGCATGTTGCTTCAGGCCGCCCAAATAATGCATGCCCATATCACTAAGTTCCTGGCCATCTTCATGCGGCATGAAAAGATTTTGCCCGTCGCTGCGGCGACGCAGTGACTGGTGCAGATGCCAGCCACTGGACATCACATTGGGTACTTTGGGCCGACACATAAACGTGGCGTGATAACCGTTACGCCAGCATATTTGCTTGATCGCACTACGCAAAAACACCATTAAATCGGCCGGCGCCATTCCCACCGTGGGGCTGAAAGTTAATTCAAACTGACTCGGGCCAAACTCAATTTCCATTGACCGCAACGGCAAATCGGCCGCCTGAAGCTGAGATCTCAGCAACTCCATGAGGTCATCCACACGATCGTACCGAAGTTCAGTAAGGTATTGATATCCGTGCGTTAACAGCGACACGTCGGGCGGAGTTCCAGGTTGTCCGCCGTCGGCCAGACCCAATCGTTGCCCCTCAAGTTTGAAAGCGTGAAACTCCACCTCAAGACCTGCAACAAAATCGCATCCAAAGCCATCCAACTCTTTTAGCGCCCGTTGCATTAGTTGGCGCGAAGAGATAGGCATGACCTGACCATCGACGGTGTAGGCGTCACACAGAACCCAACCGGTTTTGTTTGCCCACGGCAACACGCGAAAAGTTTGCGGATCGGCCACAATGGTGAAATCGGATGCGCCCTTCAAACCTTCAATTTGAAAGCCCGTGCTATTAAAAACAGGGAAAACTGTTTTATGTGACGTGTCCTTCAACAACAGCGTAGAAGTTAAATTCACACCATCCCACAACGCCTGCTTGGCCTCTTCTGCAACCAACGTTTTGCCGCGCAAAATACCGTGCTGGTCGGGAAAGACAAAGCGCACCAGATTCAGGTTCTCTGCTTCGATACGCTTAACAACATCCTGAGCCCATTTGTGCTGGTCGGGCGACCATAAATCGTACCGCTCAACAAAGCTGGCCATTATGCATCCCCGCCAACGCGCTGTGGCAATCGCTCAGAAGCCCAATCTGAGCCCTGGCGCCGCTCGATATCGGCCTCTTTCCAATAGGTAACCGGGTCTACACCCGCTTTTTCAATGCCATCAATTGAGGGGGGGCCCGAGAATTCACCCGCCTGTGACGCGTCGATTAATAAAGGTGCATCGCCACCTTTCAAGGTGCTCTCAATCGCCTTAACCAACATACGACGATAGGTCACGATGCCTTTATCACTGGTTCCCAAGTGCTCGCGTGTGCGATCTTGTATACGCCCTTGAGACTCAATCGCCCACTGGTCATGCACATTAATATCGTGCCCCATCCCCGTGTACGTTTCCGACAGCTGCTCGTTGACATCGTACCCATAGTTGTTGCTGCGATTGCGACGCGATATGTAATCGGGCAGCTCATACAGCTCCAACCGCTGCTCTCGCATACGCTTTTTATCCACCGGACCGGTAAAACTGGTAAAAATGGCGTACCAATAACAAGTTTCATCATCAACCGGCACATGCCATTGAGAGATGGTCATTTCCGCACTCATGGGAATAACAAACGCCTGCGGAAATACAAGATTCGTTACGCGAACATGCGTTTGGTTCTGCGGCAAGTGGCGCAATGCCGTTAAGCGCATGCCGTAATTGGTTGGCTCCACCTTAATATCGGGGCGACCATATTCACGCAAAACCTGGGTGATAGGCATCTCGGAATCGGCAGATGCACCCCGGAACTGCTTGCCATAGCTTTCCGAGGTGTCTTCGTCTTCAAAAAAACGGTGCAAATACGATGCATGCGCGGGGTCGATACCTACTTCCAGAGCCTGGAGCCAGTTGCACTCGATCAGACCTTTGAACGCGAACGTGTGCGTGTCCGGCGCAACAAAGCAATCGAACTCGGGAAACGCGGGCGGCTCGCCTTCACCCAAATACGCAAAAATAATGCCGCTACGCTCGACCACGGGATACGAACTTTGCTGGATATGTTTGTACATGGTGCTGTTTTCGGGTTCCGCAGGCGTTTCCAGACAGGCTCCCTTTACGTTGAACAGCCAGCCGTGAAATGGGCAGCGCAAGCCGCCGTCTTCAACGCGACCAAATGCCAGGTCGGCACCGCGATGCGGGCAATCGCGATCCATCAGTCCCAGTTCGCCGTTCTCGTCGCGAAACAAAACAAAATTCTGCCCCATTAAGCGCACCGGGCGCACTGGACGCTTGCCTTCAAGCTCATCGGTTAACGCAACAGGCTGCCAGTACCTGCGCAACAGCTTGCCGGCCGGCGCTTCGGACCCTACACGCGTCATGAAATCATTCTGTTCCACTGTCAACATTGCATTATTCCTTCCAACATAAAAAGTTATTCCTATTGTATACAACAATATTCAATCAAGAAAAGTACGTTTTTTAAATTATCTATCAAAATAAAAATAAACTATTTATTTTCAATACTTTAAATAAAATCAAGCAAAACCAAAAAACATTCAAATTTCATAAAATAGAATTTGTTGTATACAATGAAATCATCTTGATTTGAGCAGCTTAAACACCATGAGTTCACAACAATCACGCGTTCTGGTCCAACTGCGCGGGCTAATCCTGAACGGCACGTTCGCCCCTGGCGAACGCCTGGCGGAAATCCCGCTTTCAGAGCGATTAAACACGTCGCGTACGCCAATCAGGCAAGCACTGGTCACACTCGAGCACGAAGGTTTGATCGAACCCTCTTCGGGCGGCGGATATCAAATGCGGGCCTTCACCATGGAAGAAGTGGCCGACGCCATTCGCCTAAGAGGCGTGATGGAAGGATTTGCCGCGCGAACATTAGCTGAACGTGGCGCAAGCAAATCAATCACCAAGGAACTGAAAAAGTGCCTCGACGAAGGCGATGCCGTGGTCTACAAAACCAGTATGGATTTGGACGATTACGCTCTTTACGTACGCATGAACGACCGTTTCCACCAACTCCTCATTCAAGGGTGCGGCAATAAAGCGCTCATGCGCGTAATGGATCAACTCAACAGCCAGGCATTCGGCGCGCCCAGTGCAACATTACCCATGCAATCGTCCATGGAGGAAGGCCAGGAATGGATGAAAATCGCCCACCACACCCACCACGCAATCGTCCAGGCAATCGAGCTTGGGCAAGGTAGCCGAGCTCAGGCTTTAGGTGAAGAGCACGTGGAAATTGCGCGCCAGAACCTGCAGTTCGCCATGCAAGACCCTGAACTGGCGGTGCGCATTTTGCCGGGCATACAAATGGTAAGCGGTGTGGAATCTACGACAACGGCCGACCCGCTAAAAAAGCCAAGCCAACAATTGGGAAAGCGTATTTCGCGTAAAAACGAAAACACAAAAGCATGAAGTGGGGGGAGATGGCGCGCCCGACAGGAATCGAACCTGTATCGAGAGCTTCGGAAACTCTAATTCTATCCATTGAACTACGGGCGCGCAGCAGCGACATTGTAGCGGTTTCACTGCTTCCCTGCATTTCCCCCATACAACCGGTATAATCGCAGTCTTAGTTAGTAGCAACTCAACCCAATAACTATGCCCGGAAACGGGTGCAAATGAAACCGCCTCGAATTTAGGCCCAGTGCGCCTTGGTTCCCGTATACGCAGGACTCGAGAATGAACAACACAGAAGACCATACCGAAGAAACCCACGAAGGCCCAATCAAAACGCCGAAACAACTTATTGTTACCGTCGTTTTGTCCTTTATTGTTCCCGTACTCATTATTTTCCTGCTTATTCGTTTGGTGGTGTCCAGCGACATTATTGGCGCCGGTTCCGATGCCCAAACGCCTGAAGCCATTGCCATGCGCATTCAGCCCGTTGCAGGTTTTGAATTGGTCGATGCCAACGCACCAAAAGTATTCAAAACAGGGCAGCAGGTTTATGAGTCCACCTGCGCCTCCTGTCATAACGCCGGCATCGCCGGAGCACCCAAATTCGGCGACAAAGACGCCTGGGCGCCGTTTATCGCCCAAGGCTACGAGCAATTGCTGCAAGTTGCACTGCAAGGCAAAGGTGCCATGCCGCCTAAAGGTGGCAACCCTAACCTCGACGATTTCGAAGTAGCACGTGCCGTGGTGTATATGGCAAATGAAGCCGGCGCCTCGTTCGAGGAACCTAAAGAGCCCGCTGCCGAGGGCGACGCAGGCAAACAGGAAGATAGCAGCACCAATTCTCAGGCCGCAGCAGCGCAACAACAGGCCGAACCTGAAAATGCCCAGGCGGCGACACAAGCAAAACCTGCAGCGTCAGCAGGTAGCAACAACGATAACGCTGCTGCCGAAACCGAAAAGAATAACGAGTCACAGCAAACTGCAGCGGCCACGCCGGCTGAAATCGATCCGGCCGGTGAAAAGCTGTACAACACCGTTTGCCTGGCTTGTCATGCGGCCGGTGTAGCCGGCGCACCGAAACTGGGAGACAAAGCAGCTTGGGAGCCCAGAATTGCCCAAGGGCTCGACGCCATGGTCAACACGGTTATCTCGGGTAAAGGCGCCATGCCGCCCAAAGGTGGTGCAGTTCAAGCCTCCGACGCTGAAATCCGCGCCGCAGTGCAATTCATGGTATCCAAGTCTCAGTAAAACGATTACTTATTACTGAAACGAAAAGGCCGCCTCACCGGCCAACCCATTAAAAAAGGAAGCTTTTCAGCTTCCTTTTTTATCGGCTACGACTTTTATGCGGTTCCGGTTTTCGCTTCCGCCGTCAAACTCATTCCCAACTGAACGCGACGTTGCAACCATAAACTGGAACGATAACGCATATCGCCTGTCACCCTTTGCATATTGCGCAGAATTTCAACAATATGGGCGGCACCCAGGCTATCACCCATGCTAAGCGGCCCGCCTTTCGGGTAACCCAACCCCAACGACACCGCCAAATCAATATCTTTCGGTGACGCAATCGTTTGCTGGGCAATATCGCTTGCCACATTCACAATGGTGGCCACTACTCGCTGGCCAATAAAGCCGGCAGAATCATTAATGACGGTGACAGGAGAGTCATCAGAGGCAAACAGCGCCGCAGCGGCATCGCGCCATTGCGGTAACGTCGCCGCAGAACACATCACCACGCGGCGCTTGCCCTGCTCCAAACCGAAGAACGTATCCAATGCAACCGCACGCTCGGCATCCAGTTGATATTCACTCACCACACTGGCGACATCCTCACCGTAGGGCGTGACAACAATCAGCGCGTCAGCAGGCGGTTTGTCACTGGAAACAACCGAAACATTCAAAGTTTTAAGCAACGACAAAGCCCGCTTATGGCCGACTGAATGATAGGGAGCCACCCACACTTTAAGATCCTGGGGAAGCGAAGCGGGAGCGGATGACTCCGGCAATTGCTTTTGACCGTCTTCATAACGATAGAAGCCTGCACCGGTTTTCCGGCCCAGCATGCCTCCCGCCAGGCGAACAGCGGTGATTGGCGAGGGACGAAAACGCGGTTCATCGTAGAATTGTTGATAAATGGATTCCATTACCGGATGCGAGACATCGAGCCCGGTTAAATCCATGAGTTCAAACGGGCCCATACGGAAACCGGCTTGCTCACGCATGATGGCGTCAATTTGATCAAACTGCGCCACGCCTTCCTGGGCTGCACGCAACCCTTCAATATTCAGACCACGCCCCGCATGGTTCACAATAAATCCGGGCATATCCTTGGCACGAACAGGTGTGTGACCCATTTTCCGCGCCAGTTCCATTAAGGCATCGCCTACGGCTGGGTCGGAACGCAAGCCATCAATCACTTCCACCACTTTCATCAGTGGAACGGGATTGAAAAAGTGATACCCCACCACGCGCTCAGGGTGTTCGCAAGCCGATGCAATCGCGGTAATAGGCAGCGACGACGTATTGGATGCCAAAACACATTGCGCAGAAACGATGCCTTCAAGCTGCTTGAATAGATCTTTCTTAACATCGAGCCGCTCGACAATTGCCTCTACAACCAGATCAGCGTCGGCCATGGTTTCCAAAGAATCACAAGCAACAACGTTAGCCATGGCGGCTTTAACCTGTTCCGGCGTGAACTTTCCTTTGGCACTGAGCTTATCCCAGGTTTGCTGCAACGACGTGCACGCCGCTTCCACGGCTTGCGAACTTACATCGAACAACTTAACCGTTAGGCCTGCCTGTGCCGCAATTTGGACGATACCCTTGCCCATTGCGCCGGCGCCCACAATACCAATTGTTTTAATATCCTTCATGATTTCATGACTCCACAATAAATAAGCCTGCCCGGCACCACCCGGCAAGCACAAAATACTTTCCTTACCCAACGCGAATCAGGTTTTCTGCAAAAGCGACTTTAAAGCGTTCAGCCTCTCTTTTGGCGAAGAGTTTGCCTGCGGATCTGGAGAAGCGTCGACCGGCGATGCCAAACCCATTTCACTAATAAACCGCGAGGGCTCCCGAACCACATCTTCACGCGCCCGCCGCCGCCGTTTACACCAGCTTAGCGTTAGGGTGCGCTGCGCCCGCGTAATACCCACATACATTAAACGGCGCTCTTCCTGAACCCGAGCAGCCAACATATTTGCATCGGCTGCTAAAACTTGCTCATCGTCCTCACGCCCCATGTGCGGCAACAAACCTTCTTCCACCCCCACTAAAAATACATGGGGATACTCCAACCCTTTTGAGGCGTGCAAGGTAGACAGTTTAACCGCATCGGGGTCGGCCTCATCGTGGCGCTCCAACATACTGACCAACGCAACATGTTGCACCAGATCAATGACGGTCAGACTATCTTCCTGCGCCTTGCGTTTCAGCCAGGCTAGTAAGTCCAGCACGTTTTGCCAACGTGCCTGGGCTTGCCGCTCATCAAGGGTGTCATACAGATGACGCTCATAGCCGATCGCACTGATCAGTTCATCCAAAATTTC
This region includes:
- a CDS encoding GntR family transcriptional regulator; this translates as MSSQQSRVLVQLRGLILNGTFAPGERLAEIPLSERLNTSRTPIRQALVTLEHEGLIEPSSGGGYQMRAFTMEEVADAIRLRGVMEGFAARTLAERGASKSITKELKKCLDEGDAVVYKTSMDLDDYALYVRMNDRFHQLLIQGCGNKALMRVMDQLNSQAFGAPSATLPMQSSMEEGQEWMKIAHHTHHAIVQAIELGQGSRAQALGEEHVEIARQNLQFAMQDPELAVRILPGIQMVSGVESTTTADPLKKPSQQLGKRISRKNENTKA
- a CDS encoding c-type cytochrome, which produces MNNTEDHTEETHEGPIKTPKQLIVTVVLSFIVPVLIIFLLIRLVVSSDIIGAGSDAQTPEAIAMRIQPVAGFELVDANAPKVFKTGQQVYESTCASCHNAGIAGAPKFGDKDAWAPFIAQGYEQLLQVALQGKGAMPPKGGNPNLDDFEVARAVVYMANEAGASFEEPKEPAAEGDAGKQEDSSTNSQAAAAQQQAEPENAQAATQAKPAASAGSNNDNAAAETEKNNESQQTAAATPAEIDPAGEKLYNTVCLACHAAGVAGAPKLGDKAAWEPRIAQGLDAMVNTVISGKGAMPPKGGAVQASDAEIRAAVQFMVSKSQ
- a CDS encoding glutamine synthetase family protein encodes the protein MASFVERYDLWSPDQHKWAQDVVKRIEAENLNLVRFVFPDQHGILRGKTLVAEEAKQALWDGVNLTSTLLLKDTSHKTVFPVFNSTGFQIEGLKGASDFTIVADPQTFRVLPWANKTGWVLCDAYTVDGQVMPISSRQLMQRALKELDGFGCDFVAGLEVEFHAFKLEGQRLGLADGGQPGTPPDVSLLTHGYQYLTELRYDRVDDLMELLRSQLQAADLPLRSMEIEFGPSQFELTFSPTVGMAPADLMVFLRSAIKQICWRNGYHATFMCRPKVPNVMSSGWHLHQSLRRRSDGQNLFMPHEDGQELSDMGMHYLGGLKQHARASAAFACPTINGYRRYRPFSLAPDRAVWARDNRAAMLRILGGKGLAASRIENRMGEPTANPYLYMASQLFAGLHGMQNQIDPGPSVDVPYETQAEPLPRSLQEAIDSLREDAYLVEKMGRVFVDYYCFIKEAEIARFNLDVTEWEHREYFDLF
- a CDS encoding 3-hydroxyacyl-CoA dehydrogenase, which gives rise to MKDIKTIGIVGAGAMGKGIVQIAAQAGLTVKLFDVSSQAVEAACTSLQQTWDKLSAKGKFTPEQVKAAMANVVACDSLETMADADLVVEAIVERLDVKKDLFKQLEGIVSAQCVLASNTSSLPITAIASACEHPERVVGYHFFNPVPLMKVVEVIDGLRSDPAVGDALMELARKMGHTPVRAKDMPGFIVNHAGRGLNIEGLRAAQEGVAQFDQIDAIMREQAGFRMGPFELMDLTGLDVSHPVMESIYQQFYDEPRFRPSPITAVRLAGGMLGRKTGAGFYRYEDGQKQLPESSAPASLPQDLKVWVAPYHSVGHKRALSLLKTLNVSVVSSDKPPADALIVVTPYGEDVASVVSEYQLDAERAVALDTFFGLEQGKRRVVMCSAATLPQWRDAAAALFASDDSPVTVINDSAGFIGQRVVATIVNVASDIAQQTIASPKDIDLAVSLGLGYPKGGPLSMGDSLGAAHIVEILRNMQRVTGDMRYRSSLWLQRRVQLGMSLTAEAKTGTA
- a CDS encoding aromatic ring-hydroxylating dioxygenase subunit alpha, yielding MLTVEQNDFMTRVGSEAPAGKLLRRYWQPVALTDELEGKRPVRPVRLMGQNFVLFRDENGELGLMDRDCPHRGADLAFGRVEDGGLRCPFHGWLFNVKGACLETPAEPENSTMYKHIQQSSYPVVERSGIIFAYLGEGEPPAFPEFDCFVAPDTHTFAFKGLIECNWLQALEVGIDPAHASYLHRFFEDEDTSESYGKQFRGASADSEMPITQVLREYGRPDIKVEPTNYGMRLTALRHLPQNQTHVRVTNLVFPQAFVIPMSAEMTISQWHVPVDDETCYWYAIFTSFTGPVDKKRMREQRLELYELPDYISRRNRSNNYGYDVNEQLSETYTGMGHDINVHDQWAIESQGRIQDRTREHLGTSDKGIVTYRRMLVKAIESTLKGGDAPLLIDASQAGEFSGPPSIDGIEKAGVDPVTYWKEADIERRQGSDWASERLPQRVGGDA